From a single Paramormyrops kingsleyae isolate MSU_618 chromosome 14, PKINGS_0.4, whole genome shotgun sequence genomic region:
- the dmac2l gene encoding ATP synthase subunit s, mitochondrial isoform X1, producing the protein MNCHVCLLDEIKIYCKRLLKATMMILLVKAAHTPLALQMATPKASARPFWSWLNAVFNKVDYDRIKKVGPDRAASEWLLRCGAKVRYQGFDRWQQDYNGLPTGPLGRYKIEAIDATESCIMYRGFDHLDGLKYLEEIRFNKCVYIEDTCLERLSKIENLQCSLRKMELISCGNVTDRGIIALHKLRNLEHLFLQDLPGVKEKMTIRTLHTALPKLTIMEELL; encoded by the exons atgaACTGCCATGTGTGCCTGTTGGATGAAATAAAGATTTATTGTAAAAG ACTTTTGAAGGCAACAATGATGATCCTGTTGGTCAAGGCTGCACACACACCCCTGGCCCTCCAGATGGCCACACCAAAAGCAAGCGCTAGACCGTTTTGGAGTTGGTTGAATGCCGTTTTCAACAA AGTGGATTATGATCGAATTAAGAAAGTGGGTCCAGACCGTGCAGCATCAGAATGGCTATTGCGATGTGGAGCTAAAGTGAGGTATCAGGGCTTTGATCGCTGGCAGCAGGACTACAATGGGTTGCCCACTGGCCCTTTGGGCAGATACAAGATTGAGGCCATTGATGCTACAGAGTCTTGTATCATGTACCGGGGATTTGACCATTTGG aTGGTCTGAAATACTTAGAGGAGATACGGTTTAACAAGTGTGTTTATATAGAAGATACTTGTTTAGAGAGACTGAGCAAAATTGAAAACCTACAGTGCAGTCTACGTAAAATGGAGCTCATCTCCTGTGGCAATGTGACTGACAGAGGCATCATTGCCCTGCACAAACTCAG AAACCTGGAGCACCTGTTTCTCCAGGACCTTCCAGGGGTGAAGGAGAAGATGACCATAAGGACACTGCACACAGCCCTTCCCAAGTTGACTATTATGGAGGAACTGTTGTGA
- the dmac2l gene encoding ATP synthase subunit s, mitochondrial isoform X3, with amino-acid sequence MNCHVCLLDEIKIYCKRLLKATMMILLVKAAHTPLALQMATPKASARPFWSWLNAVFNKVDYDRIKKVGPDRAASEWLLRCGAKVRYQGFDRWQQDYNGLPTGPLGRYKIEAIDATESCIMYRGFDHLDGLKYLEEIRFNKCVYIEDTCLERLSKIENLQCSLRKMELISCGNVTDRGIIALHKLRTFQG; translated from the exons atgaACTGCCATGTGTGCCTGTTGGATGAAATAAAGATTTATTGTAAAAG ACTTTTGAAGGCAACAATGATGATCCTGTTGGTCAAGGCTGCACACACACCCCTGGCCCTCCAGATGGCCACACCAAAAGCAAGCGCTAGACCGTTTTGGAGTTGGTTGAATGCCGTTTTCAACAA AGTGGATTATGATCGAATTAAGAAAGTGGGTCCAGACCGTGCAGCATCAGAATGGCTATTGCGATGTGGAGCTAAAGTGAGGTATCAGGGCTTTGATCGCTGGCAGCAGGACTACAATGGGTTGCCCACTGGCCCTTTGGGCAGATACAAGATTGAGGCCATTGATGCTACAGAGTCTTGTATCATGTACCGGGGATTTGACCATTTGG aTGGTCTGAAATACTTAGAGGAGATACGGTTTAACAAGTGTGTTTATATAGAAGATACTTGTTTAGAGAGACTGAGCAAAATTGAAAACCTACAGTGCAGTCTACGTAAAATGGAGCTCATCTCCTGTGGCAATGTGACTGACAGAGGCATCATTGCCCTGCACAAACTCAG GACCTTCCAGGGGTGA
- the dmac2l gene encoding ATP synthase subunit s, mitochondrial isoform X2, translated as MNCHVCLLDEIKIYCKRLLKATMMILLVKAAHTPLALQMATPKASARPFWSWLNAVFNKVDYDRIKKVGPDRAASEWLLRCGAKVRYQGFDRWQQDYNGLPTGPLGRYKIEAIDATESCIMYRGFDHLDGLKYLEEIRFNKCVYIEDTCLERLSKIENLQCSLRKMELISCGNVTDRGIIALHKLSCLCGLL; from the exons atgaACTGCCATGTGTGCCTGTTGGATGAAATAAAGATTTATTGTAAAAG ACTTTTGAAGGCAACAATGATGATCCTGTTGGTCAAGGCTGCACACACACCCCTGGCCCTCCAGATGGCCACACCAAAAGCAAGCGCTAGACCGTTTTGGAGTTGGTTGAATGCCGTTTTCAACAA AGTGGATTATGATCGAATTAAGAAAGTGGGTCCAGACCGTGCAGCATCAGAATGGCTATTGCGATGTGGAGCTAAAGTGAGGTATCAGGGCTTTGATCGCTGGCAGCAGGACTACAATGGGTTGCCCACTGGCCCTTTGGGCAGATACAAGATTGAGGCCATTGATGCTACAGAGTCTTGTATCATGTACCGGGGATTTGACCATTTGG aTGGTCTGAAATACTTAGAGGAGATACGGTTTAACAAGTGTGTTTATATAGAAGATACTTGTTTAGAGAGACTGAGCAAAATTGAAAACCTACAGTGCAGTCTACGTAAAATGGAGCTCATCTCCTGTGGCAATGTGACTGACAGAGGCATCATTGCCCTGCACAAACTCAG TTGTTTGTGTGGTTTGCTGTAG
- the LOC140578341 gene encoding uncharacterized protein: MHVEGQSVRYSTCKCPIGRDKCHHMAALLIWVEKNVFRTDVECVWKRAKTPKMEDVAAKTVSEMTPSTTRAGIKRPVTQEDKEWALASLSQLGRFTGMGWILSPETPQILPVKTIDGLVTSPGFIQAEEKALYVLSSLAVMNLEKQQIERATVGQRMHYGLHIARNGSQQATLVWSWQQSSGNLTLLPYSKPCLASTTSKKDQKHVTGESFMNQGQSSNTQSTLVL, translated from the exons ATGCATGTTGAGGGTCAGTCAGTGAGGTACAGCACCTGCAAGTGCCCAATCGGCAGAGACAAGTGTCATCATATGGCAGCCTTGTTGATTTGGGTGGAGAAAAATGTGTTCCGCACCGACGTGGAATGCGTGTGGAAGAGGGCAAAAACACCGAAAATGGAGGATGTAGCAGCCAAAACAGTGTCAGAGATGACGCCATCCACAACACGGG CGGGAATCAAACGACCGGTCACCCAGGAGGACAAGGAATGGGCACTGGCATCCTTGTCACAGCTTGGCCGTTTTACTGGTATGGGGTGGATTTTGAGTCCAGAAACACCACAG ATTCTCCCTGTCAAAACAATTGATGGACTGGTGACAAGCCCAGGATTTATTCAAGCTGAAGAAAAGGCTCTTTATGTGCTTTCATCGCTTGCTGTCATGAATCTGGAGAAGCAGCAGATTGAGAGAGCTACCGTTGGCCAAAGAATGCATTATG GTCTGCATATCGCAAGAAACGGATCACAGCAAGCAACTTTGGTTTGGTCTTGGCAGCAGTCAAGCGGAAATCTTACCCTCCTTCCTTATTCAAAACCCTGCTTGGCCAGTACAACCTCAAAGAAGGATCAAAA GCATGTGACTGGGGAATCCTTCATGAACCAAGGGCAAAGCAGCAATACACAGAGCACACTGGTGTTGTGA
- the LOC140578340 gene encoding uncharacterized protein, which yields MPQCCVPCCLNRSEFKKTCQLSFYRFPCDEKEKWRWLQLIRRENFTPNCNSRVCSWHFPDGKGAGPTRFAWNEQMNFKVPDQFRHMRKKKPMVPAGGEDAGTDQGQTPGTSKTLTVLEIENDMLREENERLKKLLEKQKQTFSFSQISSDSDKVQYFTGLPDAATVLFLEALLTKFELQYHSDWTVQSILLVDQLLLALMKLKLNCGHVDLATRFNCSTATVTNIFTTIVSALYDILYVGMFENNIPSTAKNQTSLPGCFKPFPNCRIVLDCTEVAVSNTERLGTQSHLYSQYKGRTTLKALIGVAPNGVITFASNLYGGSASDKAITADCGILQHLQPGDMVVADKGFTIRDILPEGVSLNIPSFLVNGQFTQEVVNNNRLISCARIHVERSIQRLKLYSILDHIPYQFKKNINKILKVCVCLTKSSP from the exons ATGCCGCAGTGCTGTGTCCCGTGCTGTTTAAACagatcagaatttaaaaaaacatgtcaGTTGTCATTTTACCGCTTTCCCTGTGACGAGAAAGAGAAGTGGAGATGGCTGCAACTGATAAG gcgTGAGAACTTCACTCCAAACTGCAACTCTAGAGTGTGCAGTTGGCATTTCCCGGATGGCAAAGGTGCTGGGCCAACGCGATTTGCATGGAATGAACAGATGAATTTCAAAGTCCCTGACCAGTTCAGGCATATGCGTAAAAAGAAACCAATGGTTCCTGCAGGTGGTGAGGATGCAGGAACAGATCAAGGACAGACCCCCGGCACTTCAAAAACTCTTACAGTTCTTGAAATAGAGAATGACATGCTTCGAGAAGAGAATGAGAGACTAAAAAAACTATTGGAAAAACAGAAGCAAACTTTTTCCTTCAGTCAAATTTCCTCTGATTCTGACAAAGTACAGTATTTCACTGGATTGCCCGATGCTGCCACTGTCCTGTTTTTGGAAGCACTTCTTACCAAATTTGAGCTACAGTATCATTCTGATTGGACTGTCCAAAGTATTCTTCTAGTTGATCAATTGCTCCTTGCTTTAATGAAGCTGAAACTTAATTGTGGCCACGTAGACCTTGCAACAAGGTTTAATTGCAGCACTGCAACTGTCACCAACATCTTCACCACCATCGTTTCTGCGCTGTATGACATTTTGTATGTCGGTATGTTTGAGAACAACATCCCCTCCACTGCCAAGAATCAAACATCACTGCCAGGCTGCTTCAAGCCTTTTCCCAACTGTAGGATAGTGCTTGACTGCACTGAGGTTGCAGTCTCAAACACAGAAAGGCTTGGCACACAAAGTCATTTGTACAGTCAGTACAAAGGACGGACAACACTGAAGGCTTTAATTGGTGTTGCTCCAAATGGAGTGATTACCTTTGCCAGTAACCTGTATGGTGGGAGTGCCTCAGACAAGGCAATAACAGCTGACTGTGGAATTCTCCAACATCTACAGCCAGGTGATATGGTTGTGGCAGACAAGGGCTTTACGATTCGTGACATTTTGCCAGAAGGAGTGTCACTGAACATCCCGTCTTTCCTTGTCAATGGACAGTTCACACAAGAGGTAGTGAACAACAACAGACTCATCTCATGTGCGAGGATACATGTGGAACGTTCCATTCAGAGACTCAAGCTGTATTCCATTTTGGACCACATCCCATACCAGttcaaaaaaaatattaacaagATACttaaagtgtgtgtatgtcttaCAAAATCATCTCCGTGA